One region of Rhizoctonia solani chromosome 9, complete sequence genomic DNA includes:
- a CDS encoding Retrotransposable element Tf2 protein, which translates to MGAVDQTLTRIEANGPQPHTPEDRKPPAIEATPRPLSKADPLPAPSAPLIAWANPTKPPITFAQPTPVRAPPRVQTPAPSSPIRLRSPVAPPPAAPVAAYQAPVKVDHPDAYMGKIGNESRQWLTRMMAWVRLNQRMFPTDQEVLSFLLMNMKDAAGAWAHPHLDQLGSHRAIIQTVEDFRREFLAAFGNPDATRAAERQITYLTQTGTCAEYITKFRTIAMDLDWNDAALHGQFARGLHWEVSCLIATRERRPTTLLELQNAALVIDNALREERASHPPKGSKSGTSSTPNRGASTGQQATKPGRLSSDPNFVSKEERNRRRAEGLCIKCGKAGHKFAECRTGWKATPKEEGVKKEAAKIGEELRVPAAARKDPKDSRLIEICNISNSTNRISPLFTISIKPEKQADPLEVLIDSGATSSFLHPHTAERLRLPLIDLPQPRTVTMLDGSSPQAGKIWKKAHLTFLFDGKRMTKTFLICNTGSHAAILGLKWLDAHNPEINWNARTLSFPHTPPEHVAIAEEEEADQNPLEGVPPKYHQYAKVFGEEEFNKLPPHRHYDIAIELTEEGPLNSPLYSMTDAESSTLKDWLRDELKAGKIRPSKSSISSPVMFVPKKDGSRWLVVDYRRLNSRTKKNVYPLPRPDDLMAQLRGAKIFTKLDLRWGYNNVRVKEGDEWKTAFRTKYGLYESLVMTFGLTNAPASFQHFMNKLFKDLLDVCVIIYLDDILIYSKDDATHTQHVHEVLRRLMANQLFCKASKCTFHVTLVEYLGIIVSDKGFSLDKLKIRAVQEWPTPTKVKEVQSFLGFANFLRRFVANFSHIARPLHNLVKKDTPWKWDTREQEAFQGLKDAITNAPVLCHADPTKPYFLETDASGAALGSILSQRQEDGRLHPLGFLSESFKGAELNYDTHDKELLAIIRSFEYWRIFLEGTLHPVTVFTDHRNLEYWKESRTFNRRHARWHLLLAGYNFHIVYRPGKQSGKPDALSRRSDHADIPPEPQTMLPDPVFANVALVIPEKELQRQIEASLDQDESLEEILQFLQNKSKAPPSIKQAFKDYQMEAGLLFYQGRIVVPDTGTLRTDLLRIFHDSPLARHPGRQRTLELVSRNYYWPGIRADTYWHVDSCETCQRIRKPKYASIPPQPLELPSCPWQHISYNMIVDLPKDGAYDSILVIVDSFTKYVILVECSKKLKAPELADLFLRHVWKKYGMPEKTISDQGRVFNNKFLRALYKQLGIDPHFSSAYHPQSDGQTERVNPTVEHFLRAYSGINQRDWVRWLPMAEFAYNNAVHSSTGKSPFKALHGWEPSLTPSNVPTDVPEADDVASQMESQWREIEAALRQSKTRMTAGETGEPISFEVGEEAWLDARNVKLKTLSPKLTEQRLGPFKITKKISNRAYRLELPPSMRIHNVFYVGLLSKVRRDDKRAFENRPPPVTVDGEEEYKVEGIVDMENRNGKWFFRVKWKGYGSEENTWEPRENLKNAEKILKKFEKEMKEKALGAAKALKGGAVS; encoded by the exons atgggagcagtcgACCAAACCCTCACTCGCATCGAGGCTAATGGGCCCcaaccccacacaccagaagaccggaaaccacCGGCAATCGaagccacgcccaggcccctatcCAAAGCcgaccctcttccagcgcctagtgcgcccctcatcGCCTGGGCTAACCCCACCAAGCCTCCCATCACCTTCGCCCAACCAACCCCTGTCCGGGCCCCCCCACGAGTCCAAACTCCCGCTCCATCTTCGCCTATCAGGCTCCGCTCCCCCGTTGCCCCTCCACCAGCGGCTCCAGTAGCCGCATACCAAGCCCCCGTCAAGGTAGatcaccctgacgcctatatGGGGAAAATTGGGAATGAGTCACgacaatggctcacaagaaTGATGGCATGGGTCCGCCTTAACCAGCGCATGTTCCCAACGGACCAGGAGGTACTCTCATTCctcctaatgaacatgaaggacgcAGCAGGAGCATGGGCGCACCCTCACCtcgaccaactagggtcccacagggccatcatccaaacggtaGAGGACTTCAGGAGGGAATTcctggctgcatttgggaacccagacgccacaagggccgcggagcggcaaatcacctacctcactcagacaggcacctgtgctgagtatattacaaagtttaggaccatcgccatggacctagactggaacgacgccgccCTTCATGGGCAATtcgcacgtggcctccactgggaggtcagctgCCTCATCGCCACCCGAGAGCGGCGCCCCACTACCctcctggagctgcagaacgcagccctggtcatcgacaacgccctccgcgaggagcgtgccagccacccgcctaagggtagtaagtctggaacttcctccacccccaataggggggcaagtaccggccaacaggccacaaaaccagggcgcctctccagtgaccccaactttgtctccaaggaggagcgaaaccgccgcagggctgaaggcctctgcatcaaatgcggtaaaGCGGGCCataaatttgcggaatgccgcactggctggaaagccacacccaaggaggaaggtgtcaagaaggaagccgccaaaattggcgaaGA actaagggtacctgctgccgcgcgcaaggaccctaaggactCTAGGCTTATTgaaatctgtaatatatcaaatagcaCCAATAGAATttccccactcttcacaatctcaattaagccagagaaacaagcggacccactagaagtcctgatagattcaggcgctacATCATCATTCCTTCATCCTCACACCGCGGAACGACTCCGCCTGCCcctaatagacctccctCAACCCCGCACCgtaactatgctcgatgggtcgagcccccaggctggaaagatttggaagaaagctcacctaaccttcctatttgatggtaaacgaatgaccaagaccttccttatatgCAACACCGGatctcacgccgccatcttgggactAAAATGGTTGGACGCACACAACCCAGAAATCAATTGGAACGCGCgaaccctctccttcccccatacaccaccagaacacgtggccattgccgaggaagaggaagctgatcagaatccccttgaaggagtacccccaaAATATCACCagtacgccaaggtatttggggaggaagaattcaacaagcttcccccacatCGGCATTACGACATTGCCATTGAACTAACGGAAGAAGGGCCCCTCAATTCCCCGTtatatagcatgactgatgccgaatcctccacactcaaggattggctcagggacgaactcaaggcggggaagatccgccccagcaagtcatcaatcagttcccctgtcatgtttgtacccaaaaaggatggttcccgttgGCTTGTGGTTGATTACCGCCGCCTCAATAGTcggacaaagaagaatgtGTACCCGTTACCtcgtccagatgacctcatggcccagctccgtggtgccaagatcttcaccaagctagacctgagatggggttacaacaatgtccgtgtTAAGGAGggcgacgaatggaaaaccgcatTCCGCACTAAGTATGGCCTGTACGAGTctcttgtcatgacctttggtttaaccaacgcccctgcctcattccaacacttcatgaacaaattaTTCAAGGatctattggatgtatgcgtcatcatttatcttgatgacatcctaatttactcaaaggatgacgcaacccaCACCCAGCATGTTCATGAAGTATTACGGCGGTTAATGGcaaaccaattgttctgcaaggcgtcAAAATGCACGTTCCATGTCACATTGGTGGAATACTTGGGAATTATTGTGTCAGACAAAGGTTTTAGTCTGGACAAACTCAAGATTCGGGCAGTTCAGGAATGGCCCACGCCtaccaaggtcaaggaagtgCAGTCtttcctagggtttgccaacttcctccgccGTTTTGTGGCCAATTTCAGCCATATAGCCAGACCGTTGCATAATTTGGTGAAAAAGGACacgccttggaaatgggataccaGAGAACAGGAAGCTTTTCAGGGACTCAAGGATGCTatcacaaacgcccctgtacTCTGCCATGCAGACCCCACCAAGCCTTACTTCTTAGAAACGGATGCTTCCGGCGCAGCACTAGGTTCCATATTGagccaacgccaagaagaCGGCCGCCTACACCCCCTAGGGTttctgtcagaatcattcaaaggcgCGGAACTGAATTACGAtacacatgacaaggaattactggcaatcatccgctcctttgaatactggcgtatcttcttagAGGGAACCTTACACCCCGTCACTGTGTTCACCGACCACCGCAACTtagaatattggaaggagtcccgcACGTTCAACCGCCgccatgccagatggcaTCTACTGCTAGCCGGATATAACTTCCATATTGTATACCGCCCAGGTAAACAATCTGGCAAGCCAGATGCCCTATCACGCCGATCAGATCACGCGGACATCCCACCCGAACCACAGACCATGCTACCGGATCCTGTATTCGCTAACGTTGCCCTAGTTATTCCTGAAAAAGAGCTGCAACGCCAAATTGAAGCATCCTTGGATCAGGacgaatccctggaggaaatactccaattcctacagaacaagtcaaaggccccgccctccatcaaacaagcCTTCAAGGATTACCAAATGGAGGCGGGCCTACTCTTCTATCAGGGAAGGATTGTGGTACCAGATACCGGGACTCTACGGACAGACTTACTCCGCATATTCCACGACAGCCCTCTGGCCAGGCACCCGGGTAGACAACGAACATTGGAACTAGTCTCTAGgaactactattggcctggAATCCGCGCAGATACTTACTGGCACGTAGATTCCTGTGAAACTTGCCAACGAATCCGCAAACCAAAGTATGCTTCCATTCCCCCGCAACCGTTAGAACTGCCGTCTTGCCCCTGGCAACACAtatcctacaacatgattgttgACCTACCCAAGGACGGAGCCTACGACTCAAtactggtcattgtggacagtttcaccaaatacgtaatactggtggaatgttccaagaagttAAAAGCTCCCGAATTGGCAGATCTTTTCCTACGACATGTCTGGAAGAAATACGGAATGCCGGAGAAAACAATATCCGATcaaggaagggtcttcaataacaaattcctcagGGCGTTGTACAAACAattaggaatagacccccacttctcctcagcctaccacccgcAGAGCGATGGACAAACGGAACGGGTAAACCCCACGGTTGAGCACTTCCTAAGGGCTTATTCAGGGATCAACCAAAGGGATTGGGTCAGATGGTTACcgatggcagaatttgcgtacaacaacgcagtacacAGTAGTACTGGCAAATCCCCATTCAAAGCGCTacatggatgggaaccctcACTTACTCCAAGCAACGTCCCTACCGATGTCCCCGAAGCGGACGACGTAGCCTCCCAGATGGAATCCCagtggcgggaaatagaagcagcactccggcaatcaaaaacACGCATGACAGccggagaaacaggagaaccaaTCAGTTTTGAAGTAGGAgaagaggcctggctagacgccaggAACGTAAAActaaagaccctgagtcccaagttaacggaacaacggctaggccccttcaaaataACCAAAAAGATCTCCAACCGTGcttaccgcctagaactcccgcCATCTATGAGAATCCATAAcgtcttctacgtgggaCTACTGTCAAAAGTGAGAAGGGACGATAAACGCGCATTTGAAAACCGGCCGCCCCCggtcaccgtggacggggaggaagaatacaaagtggaAGGAATCGTGGACATGGAAAATAGGAACGGAaagtggttttttagggttaaatggaaaggctacggatcagaggaaaatacctgggaaccaagggaaaacctcaaaaacgccgaaaaaatcctgaaaaaattcgaaaaggaaatgaaggaaaaggccctcggcgccgccaaggcccttaaagggggggcagtgtcgtag
- a CDS encoding Retrotransposable element Tf2 protein, with protein sequence MDLPEPYKGDTRGRKATQWLDRMMLWVALHRDQFDEEEQMVVWILYHMTDKAADWALPIIGAIIKGEGNPPTTIQALTGKFKEAFADPDAKRAAARKIAALSQTTTTSEYVTEFRNLMAELDWNEEAYIAQFTQGLHWKVKELLSTKDSIPDELEAIFAASIKIDNIRRENEENRPKKAPAKSPATVATSTTTTRVRLSEDPNYVTPEERDRRRASGLCVKCGQKGHGIKQCPNGWKATPKETAKVAQDESEKDLRICKYCNGLKQKPLLFLDLILRDYPTDPIKTLIDSGATSNFISPALVEKLKIPKTLLENPRVVRMLDGTISQTGRIWHQVNLTVSANGHTHTIPFLVCPIGNTPAILGMTWLTQESPLIDWSSGTVTFPEQVQIASEEEADPNPLADLPEQYHEFAKVFGEEEFKVLPPHREYDISIDLVPDAKLSPGPIYGMTDAESKALKQHIDEELATGKIRPSTSSAGAPVMQDDLMAKLRHAKIFTKLDLRWGYNNVRIKEGDEWKTAFRTKYGLFEYLVMPFGLTNAPAAFQHFMNDLFRDLIDVTVVIYLDDILIFSENPEDHPTHVKEVLSRLMKNQLFCKLSKMSLPRHYEPIITFLTEDADDAPPSIRKAYRDYDWEEDLLWYCGKLVVLDSEPLKEQLLREFHDSPLAGHPGQQRTLELLSRNYWWPGMKSSAKEWVECCPTCQANRRAHAPVISLKPLEVPPFPFHTISYDFITGFPKSNGYDAILVVIDSFSKFGHFIPTTKKVTAKGLAELQDDLGPRNHTFTGKFLRALYQRLGINPAFSSAYHPESDGQTERVNQFIEFYLRSYVAADHSDWATWLPLAEYAYNNAKHSSTGRTPFELVYGRNRKGESVHRILPQIICCRRPLGLGHLVAISRIRLQYAKHSSTGRTPFELVYGRNPVMNPSNIPANVPEADQVASTLAREWQEAEHKGVVPEYSVGEKVWLDGKNVELRTNSNKLDPKRLGPLKLLKRSPATRLLSKAHESPSQPFPDRPPPETIEERRNEVEQIIDSKRQRGKWFYLIKWKGYGPEDNSWEPEELLEHSQKENPLLQ encoded by the exons atggacctccctgaaccatacaagggagacaCTAGGGGCCGCAAAGCCACTCAATGGCTGGACaggatgatgctctgggtagccctccaccGAGACCAATTtgacgaggaggagcagatggtcgtATGGATcctttaccacatgaccgATAAGGCCGCagactgggcgctccccattattggggctatcatcaagggcgagggaaacccccccaccaccatccaggccctaacgGGCAAATTTAAGGAGGCGTTTGCTGACCCAGATGCAAAACGGGCTGCCGCCAGGAAAATCGCGGcactctcccaaaccactacaacctccgagtacgtcacggagttccgcaacctcatggcggaattagactggaacgaggaggcctatattgcgcagttcacgcaaggcctccactggaaagtcaaggaactactatcaaccaaggatagtaTTCCCGACGAACTCGAAGCAATTTTCGCGGCTtccatcaaaattgacaatattcgccgcgaaaatgaggagaatcgccctaaaaaggcaccagccaagtccccggccaccgtggccacctccactaccaccactagggtccgcctatccgaggaccccaattatgtcaccccggaggaacgagaccgccgccgcgcatctgGGCTATGCGTCAAATGTGGGCAGAAGGGCCATGGAATCAAGCAGTgtcccaatggctggaaggccactcccaaggaaactgccaaggtggcccaggacgagtcggaaaaaga TCTCagaatttgtaaatattgcaatgGACTCAAACAAAAACCCCTACTCTTTCTTGACTTGATACTGCGTGACTACCCGACGGACcctatcaaaaccctcattgactccggcgccacctccaatttcatatcccccgctctagtagaaaaactgaaaatcccaaaaaccctacttgaaaatccacgggtagtgaggatgttagacggtaccatatctcagactggtcgcatatggcaccaggttaaTCTcacggtctcggccaatggccatacccacaccattcccttccttgtttgtcccattgggaacacacctgccatacttggcatgacatggctcactcaggagtcacccTTGATCGATTGGTCCTCAGGCACGGTTACCTTCCCAGAACAAGTTCAGATTGCATCCGAAGAAGAGGCAGACCCTAATCCCTTAGCCGATCTTCCGGAgcaataccatgagtttgctaaggtctttggcgaagaagaatttaaggtcctccctccacatagggagtatgatattTCAATAGACCTTGTTCCGGACGCCAAACTTTCCCCTGGCCCCATTTATGGTATGActgacgcagaatcaaaggcgcttaaacaacacattgatgaggaattagcaacaggcaagatccgccccagcacttcctcagcaggcgccccagtcat GCAAGACGACCTTATGGCCAAGTTGAGGCATGCCAAGATATTCACCAAGCTGGATCTACGCTGGGGATATAACAACGTTCGAATTAAGGagggagatgaatggaagacggcatTTAGAACAAAGTACgggctgtttgaatacctggtgatgccctttggccttaccaacgccccggccgcctttcaacattttatgaacgacctattcagggatctgatcgacgtcacagtggtgatttacctggatgatattctcattttctcagaaaacccagaagaccatccaacccatGTCAAAGAAGTACTGTCTCGACttatgaagaaccagctCTTTTGCAAACTGTCAAaaatgtcacttccacgtcactacg aacccatcatcacattcctgacagaagatgcagaCGACGCACCTCCATCCATCCGAAAAGCCTATAGGGACtacgattgggaagaggatctCCTATGGTACTGCGGAAAACTAGTGGTCCTGGACTCAGAACCCCTGAAGGAACAATTGTTaagggaattccacgactcccccctggcaggacaccccgGGCAACAAAGAACCCTAGAACTCTTgagccgcaactactggtggccaggaatgaagtcatctgctaaggaatgggtagaatgctgtcctacctgccaagccaaccgtcGCGCACACGCCCCCGTCATttccctgaaacccttagaagtcccGCCGTTCCCTTTTCACACaatatcctatgacttcatcacgggaTTCCCTAAGTCTAACGGGTACGATGCAATTCTAGTTGTGATTGattccttctccaagtttggccacttcatcccaaccacaaagaaggtcacagccaagggcctAGCGGAAct TCAAGACGATCTCGGACCGCGGAACCACacattcacagggaaattcctaagggcactgtaccaacgccttgggatCAACCCggccttctcctcagcctaccacccggaatcggacggtcaaacagaaagggtgaatcagttcatagaattctacctcagatcatatGTTGCCGCCGACCACTCGGACTGGGCCACCTGGTTGCCATTAGCAGAATACGCCTACAATAACGCGAAGCATTCCTCCACCGGAAGAACCccttttgaattggtttacggaagaaacagaaagggtgaatcagttcatagaattctacctcagatcatatGTTGCCGCCGACCACTCGGACTGGGCCACCTGGTTGCCATTAGCAGAATACGCCTACAATACGCGAAGCATTCCTCCACCGGAAGAACCccttttgaattggtttaCGGAAGAAACCCAGTCATGAATCCGTCCAATATCCCtgccaacgtcccagaagctgaTCAAGTAGCCAGTACCTTAGCACGAGAATGGCAAGAAGCGGA GCACAAAGGAGTGGTACCAGAATACTCAGTGGGCGAGAAGGTCTGGCTGGACGGAAAAAACGTAGAACTTAgaacaaactccaacaagctgGACCCCAAACGGCTAGGACCATTGAAGTTGTTGAAAagatctccagccacgc gGTTACTATCCAAAGCACATgaatccccaagtcagcctTTTCCGGACCGtcctccccctgaaacaatagaagagAGGAGGAACgaggtggaacagatcatagaTTCCAAGAGGCAACGAGGAAAGTGGTTTtatctgatcaaatggaaagggtacggaccagaagacaactcctgggaaccagaagagctACTGGAGCACAGTCAAAAAGAAAATCCATTGCTTCAATAG